The Amblyomma americanum isolate KBUSLIRL-KWMA chromosome 6, ASM5285725v1, whole genome shotgun sequence genome has a window encoding:
- the LOC144093590 gene encoding trypsin-2-like isoform X2 has protein sequence MQSLTSLIVESQSALSTKAASWEEHQLTSTSGPGSPAAADGTGRVLPAGLWLACRKRHCVRLRRLAVHGGFSRHNYTHDLALAELVRPLPPPASPICLPASGAAAGRRCVITGWGARRPLARRAAQLQQASLPVLPWNLCRRAYPWAAALRRWLLCAGLWKGGRGPCHGDSGGPLQCQRSDGRWQLSGLVSWGAGCGRPGRPAVFVRVAAYRRWIRDATKRLQHRGTTPPSHSWRQQAPRQRAPHKNHRPLITAISF, from the exons ATTGTGGAGTCCCAGTCAGCCCTGTCAACGAAAGCCGCATCGTGGGAGGAACACCAACTGACCTCGACCAGTGGCCCTGgcag TCCGGCCGCAGCTGATGGAACCGGGCGCGTTCTGCCGGCGGGCCTGTGGCTGGCCTGCCGCAAGCGCCACTGCGTGCGCCTGCGTCGGCTGGCGGTGCACGGGGGCTTCAGCCGCCACAACTACACGCACGACCTGGCTCTGGCCGAGCTGGTgcggccgctgccgccaccgGCGTCGCCCATCTGCCTTCCCGCTTCGGGGGCCGCTGCAGGCCGGCGCTGCGTCATCACGGGCTGGGGCGCCCGGAGGCCCCTTGCGAGGCGCGCcgcgcagctgcagcaggctTCGCTGCCGGTGCTGCCGTGGAACCTGTGCCGGCGGGCGTACCCGTGGGCGGCCGCCCTGCGCCGATGGCTGCTGTGTGCGGGCCTATGGAAGGGCGGCCGGGGACCATGCCAC GGAGATTCCGGTGGACCCCTCCAGTGCCAACGCAGCGACGGCCGCTGGCAGCTGTCCGGCCTGGTGTCCTGGGGCGCCGGTTGCGGCCGCCCCGGTAGACCGGCCGTGTTCGTGCGTGTGGCCGCCTACCGCCGCTGGATACGCGACGCCACCAAACGCCTGCAGCACAGGGGCACCACGCCACCCAGCCACTCCTGGCGGCAACAGGCGCCGAGGCAGCGTGCCCCGCATAAGAACCACCGTCCACTCATCACAGCCATTTCGTTCTGA
- the LOC144093590 gene encoding chymotrypsin-like elastase family member 2A isoform X1 codes for MELLAIAATATDCGVPVSPVNESRIVGGTPTDLDQWPWQVSLHQRRPSSGAPGRRLCAASLVSASWLLTAAHCLFDPAAADGTGRVLPAGLWLACRKRHCVRLRRLAVHGGFSRHNYTHDLALAELVRPLPPPASPICLPASGAAAGRRCVITGWGARRPLARRAAQLQQASLPVLPWNLCRRAYPWAAALRRWLLCAGLWKGGRGPCHGDSGGPLQCQRSDGRWQLSGLVSWGAGCGRPGRPAVFVRVAAYRRWIRDATKRLQHRGTTPPSHSWRQQAPRQRAPHKNHRPLITAISF; via the exons ATTGTGGAGTCCCAGTCAGCCCTGTCAACGAAAGCCGCATCGTGGGAGGAACACCAACTGACCTCGACCAGTGGCCCTGgcag GTGTCGCTACACCAGCGGCGCCCTTCATCTGGAGCACCCGGACGGCGGCTGTGCGCGGCCAGCCTTGTGTCTGCATCGTGGCTCCTCACAGCGGCTCACTGTCTCTTCGA TCCGGCCGCAGCTGATGGAACCGGGCGCGTTCTGCCGGCGGGCCTGTGGCTGGCCTGCCGCAAGCGCCACTGCGTGCGCCTGCGTCGGCTGGCGGTGCACGGGGGCTTCAGCCGCCACAACTACACGCACGACCTGGCTCTGGCCGAGCTGGTgcggccgctgccgccaccgGCGTCGCCCATCTGCCTTCCCGCTTCGGGGGCCGCTGCAGGCCGGCGCTGCGTCATCACGGGCTGGGGCGCCCGGAGGCCCCTTGCGAGGCGCGCcgcgcagctgcagcaggctTCGCTGCCGGTGCTGCCGTGGAACCTGTGCCGGCGGGCGTACCCGTGGGCGGCCGCCCTGCGCCGATGGCTGCTGTGTGCGGGCCTATGGAAGGGCGGCCGGGGACCATGCCAC GGAGATTCCGGTGGACCCCTCCAGTGCCAACGCAGCGACGGCCGCTGGCAGCTGTCCGGCCTGGTGTCCTGGGGCGCCGGTTGCGGCCGCCCCGGTAGACCGGCCGTGTTCGTGCGTGTGGCCGCCTACCGCCGCTGGATACGCGACGCCACCAAACGCCTGCAGCACAGGGGCACCACGCCACCCAGCCACTCCTGGCGGCAACAGGCGCCGAGGCAGCGTGCCCCGCATAAGAACCACCGTCCACTCATCACAGCCATTTCGTTCTGA